The proteins below come from a single Aegilops tauschii subsp. strangulata cultivar AL8/78 chromosome 6, Aet v6.0, whole genome shotgun sequence genomic window:
- the LOC141026147 gene encoding uncharacterized protein, with protein MGFIKEFMEVQAHGNTKLHVIHTNELHKAATTIEQYERHLEFERHKIVGVDVEYTNDVGEDQKPALVQLSVGKDHPVLLFQLSATDKNCTRSDNFLAGPRYTFAGFSIDGDIEMLGRVGLEIAHFIDIQKEWRVLTATKPLDSLGDVSGILVHDYYNNMKKKLTNAEHQR; from the coding sequence ATGGGATTCATCAAGGAATTCATGGAGGTGCAGGCCCACGGCAACACCAAGTTGCACGTGATCCACACCAACGAATTGCACAAGGCGGCGACCACCATCGAGCAGTACGAGCGACACCTCGAATTCGAGCGCCACAAGATCGTCGGAGTTGATGTGGAGTACACCAACGACGTTGGCGAAGATCAGAAACCAGCCCTCGTCCAGCTCTCCGTCGGCAAGGATCATCCGGTGTTGCTCTTCCAACTGAGCGCCACCGACAAGAACTGCACCAGGTCCGACAACTTCCTCGCCGGCCCCAGATACACATTTGCTGGCTTCTCCATCGACGGCGACATAGAGATGCTTGGGCGCGTCGGACTAGAGATCGCCCACTTCATCGATATCCAGAAGGAATGGAGGGTGCTTACAGCTACCAAGCCTCTGGACTCCCTTGGGGATGTCTCAGGCATCCTTGTCCACGACTACTACAACAACATGAAGAAGAAGCTCACCAACGCAGAGCACCAGCGCTAG
- the LOC141026148 gene encoding uncharacterized protein: protein MGFTGEFMEVQAHSNTKLHVIHTNDLHKKPALVQLSVGKDHPVLLFQLSAADKNCTMLDNFLADPRYTFVGFSIDSDIEMLGRVGLEIAHFVDNQKEWRVPTATKPMDSLGDVSGILVHDVELTNAECSRWACMPLSMRHIEYAAKDAYAAYEIWSRLTIIQEGLRRAKLDKEQTRKRARSCGDYDY, encoded by the exons ATGGGATTCACCGGGGAATTCATGGAGGTGCAGGCCCACAGCAACACAAAGTTGCACGTGATCCACACCAACGACTTGCACAAG AAACCCGCCCTCGTCCAGCTCTCCGTCGGCAAGGATCATCCGGTGCTGCTCTTCCAACTGAGCGCGGCCGACAAGAACTGCACCATGCTCGACAACTTCCTCGCGGACCCCAGGTACACGTTTGTTGGCTTCTCCATCGATAGCGACATAGAGATGCTCGGCCGCGTCGGACTGGAGATCGCCCACTTCGTCGACAACCAGAAGGAATGGAGGGTGCCTACAGCTACCAAGCCTATGGACTCCCTTGGGGACGTCTCAGGCATCCTTGTCCATGACGTAGAGCTCACCAACGCAGAATGCAGCCGCTGGGCGTGCATGCCCCTGTCCATGAGGCACATCGAGTACGCGGCAAAGGACGCTTACGCTGCGTACGAGATATGGAGCCGCCTCACCATCATCCAGGAAGGGCTTCGCCGGGCAAAACTCGACAAGGAGCAGACCAGGAAGCGCGCTAGGTCCTGTGGCGACTACGACTACTGA